A genomic stretch from Gopherus flavomarginatus isolate rGopFla2 chromosome 3, rGopFla2.mat.asm, whole genome shotgun sequence includes:
- the NPY5R gene encoding neuropeptide Y receptor type 5 isoform X1: protein MNIIGEQDCNMDLELKDYNTTLTKENSSATIKSSDFSAWENYKSSVDDLQYFLIGLYTFISLAGFMGNLLILMALIKRKQNTIINILIGNLAFSDILVVLFCSPFTLTSVLLDQWMFGAIMCHVMPFLQCVSVLVSTLMLISIAVVRYRMIKNPLSSNLTAKHGYFLIATIWALGCTICSPLPVFHKIVDLHETLNLETLNSRHLCIESWPSDSYRIAFTISLLLMQYILPLVCLTVSHTSICRSVNSRLSNKENKFEENEMINLTLHPPKSCRSQVQLSSSSRCSYKFVRQHRKRYSKKTASVMPAILRGHLDNNSGELLETSGTERSQLSSSSKFIPGVPICFEMKPEENSEMQDMITVSRSITRIKTRSRRVFCRLTVLILVFAVSWMPLHLFHVVTDFNANLISNRHFKLVYCICHLLGMMSCCLNPILYGFLNNGIKADLMSLIPCYQIS, encoded by the coding sequence GACTGTAATATGGATTTAGAACTCAAAGACTATAACACAACGCTTACTAAGGAGAACAGCTCTGCTACTATCAAGAGTTCTGATTTTTCTGCCTGGGAAAACTATAAGAGCAGCGTAGATGACTTACAGTACTTTCTGATTGGCCTGTACACATTTATAAGTCTTGCTGGCTTCATGGGAAATCTACTTATACTGATGGCTCTAATAAAACGCAAGCAGAACACAATAATAAATATTCTCATTGGAAACCTAGCCTTTTCTGACATTTTAGTTGTGCTGTTTTGTTCGCCTTTTACATTAACATCTGTCCTGCTCGATCAGTGGATGTTTGGAGCAATCATGTGCCATGTTATGCCCTTCCTCCAATGTGTGTCAGTTCTGGTTTCAACTTTAATGTTAATCTCTATTGCTGTTGTCAGATACCGCATGATAAAAAATCCCCTTTCTAGTAATTTAACAGCAAAACATGGCTATTTCTTAATAGCAACTATCTGGGCTCTTGGTTGTACAATTTGCTCCCCTCTGCCAGTTTTCCACAAAATTGTAGATCTCCATGAAACCCTTAATTTAGAGACACTGAACAGCAGGCATTTGTGTATTGAATCATGGCCATCTGATTCATATAGAATTGCATTTACTATTTCTTTATTACTCATGCAGTATATATTGCCGTTGGTTTGTTTAACTGTAAGTCATACCAGCATCTGCAGGAGTGTAAATTCCAGATTGTCAAACAAGGAAAACAAATTTGAAGAAAATGAGATGATAAACCTAACACTTCATCCACCCAAGAGTTGCAGATCTCAGGTGCAACTCTCCAGCAGTTCTAGATGTAGCTATAAGTTTGTCAGACAACACAGAAAAAGGTATAGCAAAAAGACTGCCAGTGTGATGCCAGCTATTTTACGGGGTCATCTGGATAATAATTCTGGAGAACTGCTAGAAACGTCTGGTACAGAAAGAAGCCAGCTCTCTTCATCCAGTAAGTTCATACCAGGGGTACCAATCTGCTTTGAGATGAAACCAGAAGAAAATTCAGAGATGCAAGACATGATTACAGTATCCCGATCCATCACTCGAATTAAGACAAGATCTCGGAGGGTTTTCTGCAGACTGACAGTACTGATCTTAGTTTTTGCTGTCAGTTGGATGCCTCTTCACCTTTTCCATGTTGTCACTGATTTTAATGCCAATCTTATTTCTAATAGGCATTTTAAATTAGTATACTGCATATGTCACTTACTGGGTATGATGTCCTGCTGCCTGAACCCCATCTTATATGGGTTCCTTAACAATGGCATAAAAGCTGATTTGATGTCTCTTATTCCATGCTACCAAATATCATGA
- the NPY5R gene encoding neuropeptide Y receptor type 5 isoform X3, whose amino-acid sequence MDLELKDYNTTLTKENSSATIKSSDFSAWENYKSSVDDLQYFLIGLYTFISLAGFMGNLLILMALIKRKQNTIINILIGNLAFSDILVVLFCSPFTLTSVLLDQWMFGAIMCHVMPFLQCVSVLVSTLMLISIAVVRYRMIKNPLSSNLTAKHGYFLIATIWALGCTICSPLPVFHKIVDLHETLNLETLNSRHLCIESWPSDSYRIAFTISLLLMQYILPLVCLTVSHTSICRSVNSRLSNKENKFEENEMINLTLHPPKSCRSQVQLSSSSRCSYKFVRQHRKRYSKKTASVMPAILRGHLDNNSGELLETSGTERSQLSSSSKFIPGVPICFEMKPEENSEMQDMITVSRSITRIKTRSRRVFCRLTVLILVFAVSWMPLHLFHVVTDFNANLISNRHFKLVYCICHLLGMMSCCLNPILYGFLNNGIKADLMSLIPCYQIS is encoded by the coding sequence ATGGATTTAGAACTCAAAGACTATAACACAACGCTTACTAAGGAGAACAGCTCTGCTACTATCAAGAGTTCTGATTTTTCTGCCTGGGAAAACTATAAGAGCAGCGTAGATGACTTACAGTACTTTCTGATTGGCCTGTACACATTTATAAGTCTTGCTGGCTTCATGGGAAATCTACTTATACTGATGGCTCTAATAAAACGCAAGCAGAACACAATAATAAATATTCTCATTGGAAACCTAGCCTTTTCTGACATTTTAGTTGTGCTGTTTTGTTCGCCTTTTACATTAACATCTGTCCTGCTCGATCAGTGGATGTTTGGAGCAATCATGTGCCATGTTATGCCCTTCCTCCAATGTGTGTCAGTTCTGGTTTCAACTTTAATGTTAATCTCTATTGCTGTTGTCAGATACCGCATGATAAAAAATCCCCTTTCTAGTAATTTAACAGCAAAACATGGCTATTTCTTAATAGCAACTATCTGGGCTCTTGGTTGTACAATTTGCTCCCCTCTGCCAGTTTTCCACAAAATTGTAGATCTCCATGAAACCCTTAATTTAGAGACACTGAACAGCAGGCATTTGTGTATTGAATCATGGCCATCTGATTCATATAGAATTGCATTTACTATTTCTTTATTACTCATGCAGTATATATTGCCGTTGGTTTGTTTAACTGTAAGTCATACCAGCATCTGCAGGAGTGTAAATTCCAGATTGTCAAACAAGGAAAACAAATTTGAAGAAAATGAGATGATAAACCTAACACTTCATCCACCCAAGAGTTGCAGATCTCAGGTGCAACTCTCCAGCAGTTCTAGATGTAGCTATAAGTTTGTCAGACAACACAGAAAAAGGTATAGCAAAAAGACTGCCAGTGTGATGCCAGCTATTTTACGGGGTCATCTGGATAATAATTCTGGAGAACTGCTAGAAACGTCTGGTACAGAAAGAAGCCAGCTCTCTTCATCCAGTAAGTTCATACCAGGGGTACCAATCTGCTTTGAGATGAAACCAGAAGAAAATTCAGAGATGCAAGACATGATTACAGTATCCCGATCCATCACTCGAATTAAGACAAGATCTCGGAGGGTTTTCTGCAGACTGACAGTACTGATCTTAGTTTTTGCTGTCAGTTGGATGCCTCTTCACCTTTTCCATGTTGTCACTGATTTTAATGCCAATCTTATTTCTAATAGGCATTTTAAATTAGTATACTGCATATGTCACTTACTGGGTATGATGTCCTGCTGCCTGAACCCCATCTTATATGGGTTCCTTAACAATGGCATAAAAGCTGATTTGATGTCTCTTATTCCATGCTACCAAATATCATGA
- the NPY5R gene encoding neuropeptide Y receptor type 5 isoform X2 has product MTRPADCNMDLELKDYNTTLTKENSSATIKSSDFSAWENYKSSVDDLQYFLIGLYTFISLAGFMGNLLILMALIKRKQNTIINILIGNLAFSDILVVLFCSPFTLTSVLLDQWMFGAIMCHVMPFLQCVSVLVSTLMLISIAVVRYRMIKNPLSSNLTAKHGYFLIATIWALGCTICSPLPVFHKIVDLHETLNLETLNSRHLCIESWPSDSYRIAFTISLLLMQYILPLVCLTVSHTSICRSVNSRLSNKENKFEENEMINLTLHPPKSCRSQVQLSSSSRCSYKFVRQHRKRYSKKTASVMPAILRGHLDNNSGELLETSGTERSQLSSSSKFIPGVPICFEMKPEENSEMQDMITVSRSITRIKTRSRRVFCRLTVLILVFAVSWMPLHLFHVVTDFNANLISNRHFKLVYCICHLLGMMSCCLNPILYGFLNNGIKADLMSLIPCYQIS; this is encoded by the coding sequence GACTGTAATATGGATTTAGAACTCAAAGACTATAACACAACGCTTACTAAGGAGAACAGCTCTGCTACTATCAAGAGTTCTGATTTTTCTGCCTGGGAAAACTATAAGAGCAGCGTAGATGACTTACAGTACTTTCTGATTGGCCTGTACACATTTATAAGTCTTGCTGGCTTCATGGGAAATCTACTTATACTGATGGCTCTAATAAAACGCAAGCAGAACACAATAATAAATATTCTCATTGGAAACCTAGCCTTTTCTGACATTTTAGTTGTGCTGTTTTGTTCGCCTTTTACATTAACATCTGTCCTGCTCGATCAGTGGATGTTTGGAGCAATCATGTGCCATGTTATGCCCTTCCTCCAATGTGTGTCAGTTCTGGTTTCAACTTTAATGTTAATCTCTATTGCTGTTGTCAGATACCGCATGATAAAAAATCCCCTTTCTAGTAATTTAACAGCAAAACATGGCTATTTCTTAATAGCAACTATCTGGGCTCTTGGTTGTACAATTTGCTCCCCTCTGCCAGTTTTCCACAAAATTGTAGATCTCCATGAAACCCTTAATTTAGAGACACTGAACAGCAGGCATTTGTGTATTGAATCATGGCCATCTGATTCATATAGAATTGCATTTACTATTTCTTTATTACTCATGCAGTATATATTGCCGTTGGTTTGTTTAACTGTAAGTCATACCAGCATCTGCAGGAGTGTAAATTCCAGATTGTCAAACAAGGAAAACAAATTTGAAGAAAATGAGATGATAAACCTAACACTTCATCCACCCAAGAGTTGCAGATCTCAGGTGCAACTCTCCAGCAGTTCTAGATGTAGCTATAAGTTTGTCAGACAACACAGAAAAAGGTATAGCAAAAAGACTGCCAGTGTGATGCCAGCTATTTTACGGGGTCATCTGGATAATAATTCTGGAGAACTGCTAGAAACGTCTGGTACAGAAAGAAGCCAGCTCTCTTCATCCAGTAAGTTCATACCAGGGGTACCAATCTGCTTTGAGATGAAACCAGAAGAAAATTCAGAGATGCAAGACATGATTACAGTATCCCGATCCATCACTCGAATTAAGACAAGATCTCGGAGGGTTTTCTGCAGACTGACAGTACTGATCTTAGTTTTTGCTGTCAGTTGGATGCCTCTTCACCTTTTCCATGTTGTCACTGATTTTAATGCCAATCTTATTTCTAATAGGCATTTTAAATTAGTATACTGCATATGTCACTTACTGGGTATGATGTCCTGCTGCCTGAACCCCATCTTATATGGGTTCCTTAACAATGGCATAAAAGCTGATTTGATGTCTCTTATTCCATGCTACCAAATATCATGA